The nucleotide window CCGTCACGGTGGCCCAGGCCCTGCTCGACTTTCGGGCCTATGTCAAGCGCGTGGAGCGCCGGCACGTGACGCCCACCTACGATGAGTTTTCGGCCGATATAGCCGCCATCTTCCCCAAGGGCCGGGCCGCGCTGACCAACAGCATTCAGGCCCGGGTGCTCGATGCCTTCGGGGCCTTCCTCATTGCGCTGGCCTCCCGGCCCGCCGCCTTCCCGGCCGCCGTGCGCGCTGAGGGGCAGGAGGTGTACCGCAACCTGAAAACGGCCCTGGAACTGGCCGACGCGGCCCACGCCACGTCCTCCACCCACCGCACCGACCTGCACGACGGCCGCGAGGCCACCTGCCGGCAGCTGTTCCGGGCCTACGCCACGCTGCTGCTCACCCACTACGAGTACCCCACGCGCGTGGCCGGGTACTTTGATCTGAGCCGGGCCCTGATATCGAAATCGGGCAAGAAGGCTCCGGCAGCCCTGCAGCCTCAGGCCTAAGTAGAGAGCCGGAGTCAGACTAGCAAAAAGCCCTTGGTACGCCCGTACCAGGGGCTTTTTAGTGCCAAATCAGGCATGGTACGCGCGTACCACGCCCACTTGTGTCGTTTGGGAGGGCTCAGTACGGGCGTACCAAGGCCTTCCCAAAGCCGAAAAGCCTTCGGTACGGGCGTACTGAGGGGTATTTGGGGGCGGGATGGCCTTGGTACGCCCGTACCGAAGGCTTTTATTATTACCACCCGGCCCTGGCACGCGCGTACTGGACTCAATTTGGCTGCATGACATTGAGGGCCAGAAGCAGGCAGGCACTCACGGTTACGGGCCCGGCTGGCAAGCGCCACCATAACCTTGCGGGCCCAACCCGGGTACTTTCTACCAGACACTTGTATCCTTAGACAACCCGCTATGAACCAGCCCATCTCCCGGAAGCAGCACGGCTTCACCGACTTCAGTTATATTCCCCTGGCCTTGAGCATGCCCAAGCTGGCCGGGTTTGAGCACCACAAAAAGGCCGCTCTGCTCACGCAAGTCCTAGCCGGCAACGTGGCCCTTTCCAGCCTGTTTACCCGCGCCGAGTGGGGCGGGCTCAAGAAGATGCCCTTCAAAGCCCACCTCGCCCTCGACGTGGCCAACGGCGTGCTGGCGGCCGGGGCGCCCTGGCTGTTTGGGTTTGCCCGCAACAAGGCCGCCCGCAACGGCTTCCTTGTGCTGGGGCTGTCGGTCTGCTGGCCGGCCTGCTGACCCGCCCGAGGAAATGCCCGCCGCGGGCAAGTAGCTGAAGCAGAAACTTTGCCGGCCCGGCGCCGCCCCTGTAGGGGTGGGGCCGGGCCGTTTTGCGTCCGGCCCCATGCGTGGATGCCTGCGGGAAACGACCTTTTTGCGCCGTATCTTTGTTGATTCCCTGCCGGCTTTTCGTCGGCGTACTCTGTGTTTCCACCCAGCGAGAATCTGCGATTTTGAAAGTTTGTATTGCCGAAAAGCCCAGCGTAGCCCGTGAAATTGCCCAGGTCCTGGGTGCCAGCCGCAAGATGGATGGTTACTTCGAGGGCAACGGCTACCAGGTCACCTGGACGTTTGGGCACTTCTGCCAGCTGCGCGAGCCCGAAGACTACCGCCCCGAGTGGAAGCGCTGGAGCATTCACGACCTGCCCATGGTGCCCGACAACTTCGGCATCAAGCTCATGCGCCGCGACGACGGGGTGGTGCGGCAATTCAACGTGATTAAAAACCTGCTGGCCGGGGCCGAGGAAGTCATCAACTGCGGCGACGCGGGCCAGGAAGGGGAGGTGATTCAGCGCTGGGTGCTGATGGAAGCCAAGTACCGCAAGCCCTTCAAGCGCCTCTGGATTTCGTCGCTCACCGAAGACGCCATCCGCCAGGGCTTTGCCAACCTGCGCGACGGCTCGGAGTTCGATAACCTCTACCAGGCCGGCAAAAGCCGGGCCGCCGGCGACTGGCTGCTGGGTTTGAACGCCACACGGTTGTTCACGCTTAAGTACGCCGCCGGGCAAAAGCAGGTGCTCAGCATCGGGCGGGTGCAAACGCCCACGCTGGCCTTGCTCGTGGACCGCTACCACGAAATTCAGAACTTCCGGCCCGAGCCCTACTGGGTGCTGCGCACCGAGTACCGCGGCACCATGTTCAGCCACGTGGCCCTGGTCAAGAAGGGCAAGGACGACGACGAGCCCGACGAAAAGGCCCGCCTGAAAGCTCGCGGCTATTTCGTAAGCCAGGAAGAAGCTGATGCCGCTATGGCCGCCGTGAAAGACGTGCCCCTGACCGTGACGGGCGTGGAAATCAAAAAGGCTCTGGAGTCGCCGCCCTCCCTGTTTGACCTGACTTCCCTGCAGGTGCAGTGCAACAACCAGCTGGGTCTCTCCGCCGACGACACGCTCAAGACTGTGCAGGCCCTCTACGAGAAGAAAGTAGTGAGCTACCCCCGCGTGGATACCACCTTCCTGCCCGACGACCAGTACCCCAAAATTGCCGGCATCATGCAGGGGTTGGGCGCGTATCATAGCCTTACGCAGCCCCTGCTGGCCACCAAGATCCGCAAGAGCACTAAGGTTTTCAACAACAACAAAGTCACCGACCACCACGCCATTATTCCCACCGGGGCCAGCGCCGGCGGTTTGGGCGGGCACGAGCACAGCGTCTACGACATCATCGTGCGCCGCTTTCTGGCCGCGTTTTACCCCGACTGCGAAGTTTCGAACACGACCGTAACGGCCGAAGCCGCGGCGCACCCGTTCCGCGTGCGGGGCCGGCAGATCCTAAACCCCGGCTGGCGCATCGTCTACGGGGACCCGACCCAGCAGCAGGCCCCCAGCACCGCCAAGCCCGGCGAAGGCGACGACGACGTGGTAAGCACCGTGCTGCCCTCGTTTGAGAAAGGCGAGAGTGGCCCTCACAAGCCCCGCCTCGACCAGAAGCAAACTCAGCCCCGCGCGACTACACCGAGGCTATGCTGCTGCGCGGCATGGAAACGGCCGGCCGCAACGTGGACGACGAGGAACTGCGCCAGGCCATGAAGGAAAACGGCATCGGCCGGCCTTCCACCCGCGCCGCCATCATCGAAACCCTGTTTAAGCGCGGCTACATCCGCCGCGACAAAAAGAAAATCGTGCCCACGCCCACCGGCGTCGAGCTTATCGGCCTGATTCGGAACCCCACGCTGAAGTCGGCCGAGCTGACGGGGCAGTGGGAGCGGAAGCTGCGCCAGATTGAGTCGGGCAACCTCGACTCAGGCCTGTTCCTGGACGAGCTCAAGATGCTGGTGCGCGAGATGGTGCAGGAAGTAAAGCAGGATGGGTCCCGCCGCTCCATCACAGTGCCCGGCGCGGGTATTTCGGCGGCTACGCCGGCGGCCGTGCTGCCCATCAAGCCCGCGGCGGCTACCCCGGCCGTACCCGGTAGCCTGGGTTCGTGCCCGGCTTGTAAGTCGGGGCATATCCTAAAGGGCAAAACGGCTTTTGGCTGCTCCCGCTTCCGGGACAACTGCCAGTTCCGCCTACCTGCGCAGTACGAGGGCAAAAACCTGACCGACAAGCAGGTTTCGGCCCTGCTCACCAAAGGCCGCACCCCGGTTATCAAGGGCTACGTGGACGAAATGGGCAATAAGTTTGACGCCGCCGTGCGCCTTACGCCCGAGCACGCGCTGGAACTGGTGCGGGCCGCCGAAAGCAAGCCCACCACGCCCGTCGACCCCGGCATCATTCCCTGCCCGGTGTGCAAGCTCGGCACCATGCTGCGCGGCAAGGCGGCCTGGGGCTGCTCCCGCTTCCGCGAGGATTGCCAGTTCCGGGCCCCCTTCGAGTGGGGCGGCAAAACCCTGACCGAAACCCAGATGAACCAGCTGCTGCGCAAAGGCAAAACCAGCGTTATCCGCGGCTTTGTGTCGACTAAGACCGGCAACCGCTACGAGGCCGCCCTGCAAGTGAACGGGGAAGGCCGGATTGAGCCCGTGTTTGATAAGGGGTAAACCAGTCATTCAGCTTATAGATTAGATGTCCAAACGCCCGCCGAAACTTCAGCCTCAGCCGCTCCCACCTCCGCCGCCCCCGGCCGGAGCCTTATTTAAGGCGCGCTTCCTGGGCTATGCCGTGGGGCTGCTGCCCATTTTCGGGATGCTGCTGCTGTTTCGGCGGGCTGGGCCGCAGTGGGTAGGCCTGCTGCTGAGCGCGGCAGGGTTTTACCTCTCGGTGCAATTGCAACAGTCAGCCCGGAAGCGGTTTCCCTACGACTTTAAAAACCGGGAGGAATGGCTGGCGCTGGGCTTGTACACGGCCTTGGTGCTGGCCGTGGTGGTTGGTATTTCTTACTGGAGCTAGGCCCCAATGGATGAACAGCTGGCTCAGCAATACGTTCGGGCGCAACGCTACTTAGTATGTCTGATTCTCAGCTCTTGCCCTGGATTCAGGTGGCTCCCGGAGTGCCCTATTTCCAGACCGAGCAGGGCCAGGACTGGACGCCCATTGGGCAAAACGACGCCGTAACCTGGCCGGACTTTGCCAGCCTGTTTCGGCGCCGGGATATAGCGGCTGTCGACCGGCACCTGGCCTGGCTGGCGGCCCACGGCGTCACCTGCCTGCGCTTTATGCTGGAGTACTGCCAAACGGAAAACCGCTACCTGGAACGGCCGGTGGGCCACTTTCAGCCCAACATGGTGCGGCTCTGGGACGACCTGTTTGCCCTCTGCCAAAGGCATGGGCTGCGCCTGCTGCTCACGCCCTACGACACCTTCTGGATGTGGCGGCGCTGGGCCCGGCATCCCTACAATCAAGCCTTGGGCGGACCGTGCCAGCGCCGCTCCCAGTGGCTGCTGTGCCCCAGGATGCGGCAGGCAATCAAAAACCGGCTGAGCTTTGCTACCGAGCGGTGGGGCGGGAGCGGGACCCTGTTTGCCTGGGACCTGTGGAATGAAATCCACCCGGCCCACGCCGGCAACGACACGGCCGTATTCCACGAGTTTATCAGCGACATCAGCAGCCACCTGCGGCAGGAGGAATTGCGGCTGCACGGGCGTAGTCACCCCAGACCGTGTCGTTGTTTGGGCCCGTGCTTGGTCAGCACCCGGCCGTGTCGGAGGTGATATTCCGGCACCCGGCCCTGGATTTCGCCTCCACCCACTTCTACGATAAGGCCACTATCGACAACCCGCGGATACGGTGGCTTCGGCCATCTGCACCGGCCAGCTGGTGCGCGAAGCCCTGGCTCACCTGAGTCCGGCGCGGCCTTTCTTCGACTCCGAGCACGGGCCGATTCACGCCTTTAAAGACCGGAAGCGCACCTTGCCCGAGCCGTTCGACGATGAGTATTTCCGCCACATGCAGTGGGCCCATCTGGCCTCGGGCGGGGCGGGCGGCGGCCTGCGCTGGCCCAACCGCCACCCCCACGTGCTGACGCACGGCATGCGGGCTGCCCAGCGTAGCCTGGCCCGTTTCACCGCCCTTATCGACTGGGACCGGTTTAGGCGGCGCAACCTAAACGCCGAGATTCACCTCTCGACGCCCGCTTTTGCTGGCTTTGCCTGCGGGGATGACAACCAAGCGGTAGTATGGCTGCTGCGTCAGGACCAGCGCGACAAGCAGCGGCTGGTACGCAAAACTGCCGGGGCGTTGCCCGTGCAGCTGGTGGTGCCGAGTTTGTCAGCGGGGCCGTACGTCATTACTCTCTGGGACACCGTAGCCGGCCAAGTAGCGGGGCAGGTTTTGGCTGCTGCCGATGCCGCGGGAAACCTGCTGGTGGAGCTGCCGCCCGTGGTTACCGATATTGCCCTGGCCATTACGCCGGCCTAAGGATACTTCGGGCGGCAGATATTTTGCCGACACGGGCCCGAAGTTCTTCCACACACCCTGCCTACAGCTTGCGTATAGCTCTGGGTTTCGCGCTTGTTTTGTTCACCATACCTTACTTCACCTCGCCTTTTTATGTCGCCGCAACTGGGTAAGTTATTCGTCCTGCTGGGGTTGGGTCTGGCGCTTATCGGGGAGTTCTGTGGCTGGGTGGCGGCAGCTTATTCAGCTGGTTTGGGCGCCTGCCCGGCGACATCCGCATCGAGCGGCCCGGCTTCCGGCTGTATTCCCCGCTGGTGTCGATGCTGCTGGTGAGCCTGCTCTTTAGCCTGATTATGTGGCTGGTGCGGCGGCTGGGCACTTAGCGTGTCCGGGAGGGCAGGCGGTAGCGGGTTTGCAGGGAAAACCGGTATACGTCGGTCAGGTTAGTAACAAATAGAGGCTCCAGCTCCCACTGCTGGTTCAGCAGCACCGACGACTGAAAGAAGCCGAGGATAGCATCGTTTCTGGTATCGGCCCCTTTAACTCCTTGCCACTTGCTATTGCTCAGGGCCAAACCGCCCGTCAGCCGGAAGTTTTCTTGCCCAAAGCCCGAGCCAACGCCCATTGTGTTGGTGCCGTCGCCCAGGCCCAGCAGGCCATAGTTCATACTGGTGTGAAAATATAGCACGGAGGGCTTTCCAATCTCGAATAGAAACTGCGGGCGGGCCTGACTTAGTTCTCCTGGTCTGTACGCAAAGTCATAGGCAACATTACCCAGGTGCATTCCTAAGCCTATGCGCATATAGGGTGATGTAACCAGCTCCACATAAGGGCTGACGGCGTACAGGCGGGCCTGGCCCTGTTCGAAGGGCTGGGTATTGAAGTTGCCCTGGCT belongs to Hymenobacter cellulosilyticus and includes:
- a CDS encoding DUF2905 family protein, coding for MRIERPGFRLYSPLVSMLLVSLLFSLIMWLVRRLGT